The following coding sequences are from one Desulfosporosinus orientis DSM 765 window:
- a CDS encoding desulfoferrodoxin: MTKLRELYKCSICGNVVEVVEQGAPALVCCHQPMEKLEAKTEDAAKEKHVPVIEASGEGILVRVGSVEHPMEEKHSIRFIEVLTKDQVLRAELVPGQKPVAEFRIKQEDVVEIREYCNLHGLWKVNL; encoded by the coding sequence ATGACAAAATTACGTGAACTCTATAAATGCAGTATTTGTGGCAATGTGGTGGAAGTTGTTGAACAAGGGGCTCCGGCCCTGGTATGCTGCCATCAGCCGATGGAGAAACTGGAAGCTAAAACGGAGGATGCCGCTAAAGAAAAACATGTCCCGGTAATTGAAGCCTCGGGTGAAGGAATCTTGGTTAGAGTGGGCAGTGTGGAACACCCGATGGAAGAGAAGCATTCGATTCGTTTTATTGAAGTATTGACGAAGGACCAGGTATTGAGAGCAGAGTTAGTACCTGGACAAAAACCAGTTGCAGAATTTCGTATTAAACAAGAGGATGTAGTGGAGATTAGAGAGTACTGTAACCTCCATGGTCTATGGAAAGTAAATCTGTGA